CAGCGAGCAGAAGCGCGGCGGCAAGGAACCCGATCCGAATTCGCCGTTTGCCAAGCTGCTCGCTCTGAAGGAGCAGCTCGAAGGCAACAAACGCTGAGCTTGATGCTCAGCCGAGGTGGTCGCGCCGTTGGACCGTCAGCGGGTCGATAAATGGCTCTGGCATGCTCGCGTGGTGCGCACCCGCTCTGCGGCCGCCGCGCTGGTGGATGGCGGCCTGGTCCGCATCAACAGCGAGCGTGTGGAACAGGTGAGCCGCCTGGTGCGGCCCGGTGACGTTCTCACCATTGCGTTGGACCGCAACGTTCGCATCTTGAAGGTGGCGGGCTTTGCCGAGCGCCGCGGCTCGGCCACGCTCGCCCGGGTCCTTTTTGAGGATCTGACTCCTGCCGTGGTTCCAACGCCCTCGGACCCGCCGTCCGCGATTCGCGAGGAGGGCGCCGGCCGTCCCACCAAGCGGGAGCGCCGAGACATCGACCGGCTGCTCGGCCGCGACGATTTCGGCGATTAACACCATTGCGGACAAGAGTTTTATGGCCGCAATCGCTTGCGGACCGGCGGTCCATGCGGTACGGACCGAGCCACGTTTGGAGCGGTGGTATGACCTACGTCGTCAACGATAACTGTATCAAGTGCAAGTACACGGACTGTGTCGAAGTCTGCCCGGTCGATTGCTTCTATGAAGGCGAGAACATGCTCGTCATTCATCCGGACGAATGCATCGATTGCGGCGTCTGCGAGCCCGAATGCCCGGCCGAGGCGATCAAGCCCGACACCGAACCCGGCCTCGAGAAGTGGCTGGGGCTGAACGCCGAATACGCCAAGACCTGGCCGAACATCACGGTGAAGAAGGAAGCGCCTGCCGACGCCAAGGATTGGGAAGGCGTGGCCGGCAAGTTCGAGAAATTCTTCTCTGCGGAACCGGGCCAGGGTGACTGATCCGTATTCTGGGTTGCAGCAAGACGGCATTTTAAGGCCTGCCGTCGTTAACCAATTTTAACGCCGCGATTGCTGGAAAATCGCGATTGTTGCCTTTTTGCAGTGCAACAACGCTTTGATTCTGACCGAAAATGTGTTATGCACATGACAACATGGATTTTGGCTCGAGGCTCCCGGTGGGAGCATTATTTTTCGGGTGTGGATCCCCATATAAACCCGAATAGGGGCGTGCCGTACGCACGCATAAGCTGTGGCAGGGAAGATGCGTCAGAAGTCCAAGAAGGGTGCGTCCGGCTCTAACAGCCGCCGTACCAAGAAATCATCCGCAGGCGCAGCCCGGCGGACATCGCAGGTTGCACGTGGCACGACGACCCCCCGCCGCGCGGCAGCCCCCGTGACCAAGACAGCAGCCGCCGGCCGCAAGCCGGTTGAGCAAGGAGCAGTTCCTGGAATGACAGCCGCCAAAAAGACCACCCAACGGCAGGGCTTCAAGACCAACGAATACATCGTCTATCCGGCGCATGGCGTTGGTCAGATCATGGCAATCGAGGAACAGGAGGTTGCGGGCGCGAAGCTCGAGCTGTTCGTCATCAATTTCGTCAAGGACAAGATGACGCTCCGGGTTCCGACGGCCAAGGTGGCCGCGGTCGGCATGCGCAAGCTCGCCGAAGGCGGTCTGGTCAAGCGCGCTCTTGAGACCCTCAAGGGCCGGGCCCGGATCAAGCGCACCATGTGGTCGCGCCGCGCCCAGGAGTACGAAGCCAAGATCAATTCGGGCGATATCGTCGCCATCGCCGAGGTCGTTCGCGACCTGTTCCGGTCGGAATCGCAGCCCGAGCAGTCCTACAGCGAGCGGCAGCTCTACGAAGCCGCGCTCGACCGGCTGTCGCGCGAGATCGCCGCGGTTCAGCACGTGACCGAGACCGAGGCCGTGAAGGAGATCGAGGGCGCGCTCGCCAAGGGCCCTCGCCGCGGTCCGAAGCCTGCCGGCGAAGCCGAGGCCAGCGATGCCGACGCCACCGCCGAAGAGGCGGTCGAGGAAGAAGCCGCGTAAGCTTCGACTTCGCAGCAAGAATCGAGAAAGGCCCGGTCGCAAGACCGGGCCTTTTGCTTTTTTGCGGCTTCTGGAGCCAAACCCCACTGTCGCCGCATCGAAGAGCGAGGGTGAGGAAAGGACTGCGAGGACCATCACGACGTGAACCGCTCCGAACACGACAAAATGCTGGCCGGCGAGCTCTATCGACCGAACGATCCGGAGATCCAGGCTGCACTCGCCGCAACGGCGCATTGGCTCGCGCGCTACAACGTCTCGCTCCCGCCGGACCGGCCGGCGCTCCTGCGGGAGCGGCTCGCGAGCGTCGGGCAGGGGGCTCAAATCCGTCCGCCGTTCTTTTGCGATTACGGCACCAACATCCGGCTCGGCAGCGGCGTGTTCCTCAACTTCAACTGCGTCATCCTCGACGTGGTCGAAGTGACGATCGGCGATGACACGCAGATCGGTCCGGCGGTGCAGATTTATGCCGCCGATCATCCACGCGACCCGGAGCAGCGCAGGTCGGGACTTGAGCTGGGCCGCCCTGTCCGTATCGGCCGCAACGTCTGGATCGGGGGCGGCGCGATCATCCTTCCCGGCATCACGGTGGGCGACGATGCGGTGATCGGCGCTGGCAGCGTCGTCACCAAGAACGTTGCAGCCGGCGCTATCGTGAAAGGCAACCCGGCGCGGTAGCTGGTGGCATGCACGGGGTGCCGACCTCATGGACCACGGCTTCGGATAGACTCCTTCGCAGCGCCGCGGCGCTCGGGAGGAAAACAAAATGAACGACGCCCTGTCCGGTCCGCCGATGTGCGCGGGGCCGCACCTCGACATCCGCAAGCCGAAGCTCAAGCTCCCGCCGAAGGCCGCCGACTGCCACTGCCATGTGTTCGGTCCGCGCGACCGCTACCCGTGGGCCGCGAACCGCCTCTACACGCCGCCGCAGGTTACGCTCGACCATTATCTCGCGATGCTCGACACCGTGGGTTTCGAGCGCGGCGTCATGGTGCAGACCGGGCTCTACGGCAACGACAACCGTTTCATCGTTGACGCCATCAAGGCGCATCCCAAGCGGTTGCGCGCCATAGCGTTGATCGGCGAGAGCATCACCGACCGAGAACTGGAGGATCTGGCGCGCGCGGGCGTGCGCGGCTTCCGCGTCAATCGCACCGCCAAGACCGGGCTCGCCTTCGATGTCGCGCGCAAGCTTGCCGAGCGCGTGAAGGGTTACGGCATGCACGTGCAGTTCCTGCTCGACATCGAGGATCATCCCGACATCGACACGTTCCTCGGCAGCTTCGCGACCGAGGTGGTGATCGACCATATGGGCCGGCCCGATCCGAAGCAGGGCGTCAACGCGCCGGGCTTCCGGGCGCTCATTCGCCTGCTCAAGTCCGGCCGCGGCTGGGCCAAGATGTCGGCGCCGTATCGCACGTCGTTGCAGCAGCCTCCTTACGACGACATCACGCCGTTCGCCCATGCATTGGTTGCCGCAGCGCCCGACCGCCTGGTCTGGGGCTCGGACTGGCCGCATGTGCTGCTGGAGACGACGATGCCGAACGACGGCGATTTGGTGGATCAGATTGCGGTCTGGGTGCCGGACGAGGCGACGCGCAAGCGCATCCTGGTCGACAACGCCGAACGGCTTTACGGATTCGAGCGGGCGTAGCGTTTTCTATAAAAGCCGCCAGGCTCACAGCCGTCATTCCGGGGCGCGCCGAAGGCGCGAACCCGGAATCCAGAAACGAGAGTGGAGTTTGCATCTGGATTCCGGGTTCACTCGCTGCGCTCGCGCCCCGGAATGACGGCGGAGCTAAACCGCCACCGCCGTCGCGTCATATGCGTACAGCCACTCCATCCGCTCGCGCACGCGCTCCTGCTGCCATTCGCGCGCCACTTCGACCGCCACCGCATTGGGGTCGCCCAGGGCCGGGCTGAAGGCCGAGCGGCGGTTTTCGTGCGACTTTCGCACCACGGCGGCGGTGCGCTCGCGCCGCTCGCTCTCGTAATGCGCGAACGCGGCTTCCGGATTGTCGAAATATTTGGCGATGCACTCGGCGACGATATAGCCGTCTTCGATCGCCATCACACCGCCCTGGCCGAGGAACGGCAGCGTCGGATGGCAGGCGTCGCCGAGGAGCGTGACACGGCCCTGGCTCCAGCGCGGCATCGCGTCACGCACCATCATGGCCCATTTGTAGGGCGTCTCGATGCGCCGGATGATCTCGTGCACATCCGTGTGCCAGCCGCGGAAGTCGTTGGCGAGTTCGTCCTTGGTGCCCTGCGTCACCCAAGATTCGATCTGCCAATCGTCGCGCTCGACGAAGCTGATGAAGTTCATGATCTCGCCGCGCCGCACCGGATAGTGCAGCACATGGCCGTGCGGGCCGAGCCAGTTGACGCCCTGCATCTGCTGCAGATGCGGCGGCAATTCCTTCATCGGCACAAGCCCGCGCCAGGCCACCGCGCCGGTGAAGACGGGCTTGTCGGCGCCGAACATCGCGGCGCGCGCTTTCGAGTGGATGCCATCGGCGCCAATCGCGTAGGCGGCCTGCATGGCGCCGCCGTCGTCGAATTGCACCACGGCGTTTTCGCCGGACGTGGCCACTGAGGCGCAGCGCCGGTTCAGCTTCACGGCGTCCGGCTTGATCGCCTTCACGGCGTCGGCCAGGAGTGCGTGCAGATCGCCCCGATGCAGCATGACGTGCGGCGTGCCGTAGCGCTGCGCCGTCACCGCGCCGAGATCGAACCAGTTCCAGGTCTCTCCGCTGCTCCAATGCCGGATCACGCGGCGGGACGGCAGCACCTGCACGCGCTTCAGCGCGTCTTCGAGGCCGAGCGCGTAGAGCACGCGGGTTCCGTTCGAGCTGATCTGGATGCCGGCGCCAACCTCCTTCAATTCGGGCGCCTGCTCGTAGATGTCCACGTCGATGCCGCGCTTGAGCAGCGACAGCGCCGCG
The Rhodoplanes sp. Z2-YC6860 genome window above contains:
- a CDS encoding CarD family transcriptional regulator, yielding MTAAKKTTQRQGFKTNEYIVYPAHGVGQIMAIEEQEVAGAKLELFVINFVKDKMTLRVPTAKVAAVGMRKLAEGGLVKRALETLKGRARIKRTMWSRRAQEYEAKINSGDIVAIAEVVRDLFRSESQPEQSYSERQLYEAALDRLSREIAAVQHVTETEAVKEIEGALAKGPRRGPKPAGEAEASDADATAEEAVEEEAA
- a CDS encoding FAD-dependent monooxygenase — protein: MEKKIIIVGAGIGGLAAALSLLKRGIDVDIYEQAPELKEVGAGIQISSNGTRVLYALGLEDALKRVQVLPSRRVIRHWSSGETWNWFDLGAVTAQRYGTPHVMLHRGDLHALLADAVKAIKPDAVKLNRRCASVATSGENAVVQFDDGGAMQAAYAIGADGIHSKARAAMFGADKPVFTGAVAWRGLVPMKELPPHLQQMQGVNWLGPHGHVLHYPVRRGEIMNFISFVERDDWQIESWVTQGTKDELANDFRGWHTDVHEIIRRIETPYKWAMMVRDAMPRWSQGRVTLLGDACHPTLPFLGQGGVMAIEDGYIVAECIAKYFDNPEAAFAHYESERRERTAAVVRKSHENRRSAFSPALGDPNAVAVEVAREWQQERVRERMEWLYAYDATAVAV
- a CDS encoding S4 domain-containing protein — its product is MVRTRSAAAALVDGGLVRINSERVEQVSRLVRPGDVLTIALDRNVRILKVAGFAERRGSATLARVLFEDLTPAVVPTPSDPPSAIREEGAGRPTKRERRDIDRLLGRDDFGD
- a CDS encoding amidohydrolase family protein — encoded protein: MNDALSGPPMCAGPHLDIRKPKLKLPPKAADCHCHVFGPRDRYPWAANRLYTPPQVTLDHYLAMLDTVGFERGVMVQTGLYGNDNRFIVDAIKAHPKRLRAIALIGESITDRELEDLARAGVRGFRVNRTAKTGLAFDVARKLAERVKGYGMHVQFLLDIEDHPDIDTFLGSFATEVVIDHMGRPDPKQGVNAPGFRALIRLLKSGRGWAKMSAPYRTSLQQPPYDDITPFAHALVAAAPDRLVWGSDWPHVLLETTMPNDGDLVDQIAVWVPDEATRKRILVDNAERLYGFERA
- the fdxA gene encoding ferredoxin FdxA: MTYVVNDNCIKCKYTDCVEVCPVDCFYEGENMLVIHPDECIDCGVCEPECPAEAIKPDTEPGLEKWLGLNAEYAKTWPNITVKKEAPADAKDWEGVAGKFEKFFSAEPGQGD
- a CDS encoding sugar O-acetyltransferase is translated as MLAGELYRPNDPEIQAALAATAHWLARYNVSLPPDRPALLRERLASVGQGAQIRPPFFCDYGTNIRLGSGVFLNFNCVILDVVEVTIGDDTQIGPAVQIYAADHPRDPEQRRSGLELGRPVRIGRNVWIGGGAIILPGITVGDDAVIGAGSVVTKNVAAGAIVKGNPAR